A region from the Dinoroseobacter shibae DFL 12 = DSM 16493 genome encodes:
- a CDS encoding ComEC/Rec2 family competence protein, with product MTQYAEVRQVLFPWAPVVLGCGMLAYFLPAGEPSLAVLRLVWSCAAFGLLWGLFAPWSLRPLGWALALAAGGYGLAAWRTADVAASVLPFRYYGPIEGRIVEIDSSYAGAMRLTLADVRLEDVAPDRRPAQVRVSLHGPLPEVPLRPGQVVMTTGHLSPPNAPVEPGGFDFRRHAWFEGLGAVGYTRVPVVLWAEPAQLSFAERVYETRLKLSKAIRDRIAGQPGAFASAIITGDRAAIDRAHVEDLRGSNLAHLLAISGLHMGLLTGTVFLGLRSLMALWPWLALRVPVKKVAAVCALGAAVVYLFISGMSVATERAFIMVAMILVGVCFDRRALSLRSVAWAALLVLALRPEAVLGPGFQMSFAATTALVITYAHLRDVRWWRGIPKWAKGTASLLLSSAVAGAATAPIAAAHFNIVGHYGLIANLASVPVMGTLVMPGALVALAGVPLGLEGVGLFAMEVGIRWILWVAGTVAGLEGAVGHVVRPMPVVLPLIVLGALVVGLLPWRARWAGLAPVVLALGLWTQSDRPELLISDTGGLLGVMTEQGRALSKGRGDGFAARNWLENDGDGVTQDVAAARAGIEAGKGTVSVALGPYRVIQLRGKTGAAQFPEACATADLVVANTRLPRSTGACESIDAWDLRRTGALAVSVTEDGLQVVRAKSAEEQRMWTGAARATTPGRLARAPGAEPTR from the coding sequence GTGACCCAATACGCAGAGGTACGGCAGGTGCTGTTCCCCTGGGCCCCCGTGGTGCTGGGCTGCGGGATGCTGGCCTATTTTCTGCCCGCGGGCGAGCCGTCCCTGGCGGTGCTGCGGCTGGTGTGGTCCTGTGCTGCCTTCGGCCTGCTCTGGGGGCTCTTTGCGCCCTGGTCCCTGCGGCCCCTGGGCTGGGCGCTGGCGCTGGCGGCGGGGGGCTACGGGCTCGCGGCCTGGCGCACGGCGGATGTGGCCGCCTCGGTGCTGCCCTTTCGCTATTACGGGCCGATCGAGGGGCGCATCGTCGAGATCGACAGCTCCTATGCCGGGGCGATGCGCCTGACCCTCGCGGATGTGCGGCTGGAGGATGTCGCGCCCGACCGCCGCCCGGCGCAGGTGCGGGTGTCGCTCCACGGGCCGTTGCCCGAGGTGCCGCTACGCCCGGGCCAGGTCGTGATGACCACCGGGCATCTGTCGCCGCCCAACGCGCCGGTGGAGCCGGGCGGCTTCGACTTTCGCCGCCATGCCTGGTTCGAGGGGCTGGGGGCCGTGGGCTACACCCGCGTGCCCGTGGTCCTCTGGGCGGAGCCTGCGCAGCTGAGCTTCGCCGAGCGTGTCTACGAGACCCGGCTGAAGCTGTCCAAGGCGATCCGCGACCGGATCGCGGGCCAGCCCGGGGCCTTCGCCTCGGCGATCATCACCGGCGACCGGGCGGCCATCGACCGCGCCCATGTCGAAGACCTGCGCGGCTCGAACCTTGCCCATCTGCTGGCGATCTCCGGCCTGCATATGGGGTTGCTCACGGGTACGGTGTTTCTGGGCCTGCGCAGTCTAATGGCGCTGTGGCCCTGGCTGGCGCTGCGCGTGCCGGTCAAGAAGGTGGCGGCGGTCTGCGCCCTGGGCGCGGCGGTCGTCTACCTGTTCATCTCGGGCATGAGCGTGGCGACGGAGCGGGCCTTCATCATGGTGGCGATGATCCTGGTGGGCGTGTGTTTCGACCGCCGGGCGCTGTCCCTGCGTTCGGTCGCCTGGGCGGCGCTGCTGGTGCTGGCGCTCAGGCCCGAGGCGGTGCTGGGCCCGGGGTTCCAGATGTCGTTTGCCGCGACCACGGCGCTGGTCATCACCTATGCCCATCTGCGCGATGTGCGCTGGTGGCGGGGCATTCCGAAATGGGCCAAGGGGACGGCCTCGCTCTTGCTGTCCTCGGCGGTGGCGGGGGCGGCCACGGCCCCCATTGCGGCGGCGCATTTCAACATCGTCGGCCATTACGGGCTGATCGCGAACCTGGCCTCGGTGCCGGTCATGGGCACGCTGGTGATGCCCGGCGCGCTGGTGGCGCTGGCGGGCGTGCCCCTGGGGCTGGAGGGGGTCGGTCTCTTCGCGATGGAGGTCGGGATCCGCTGGATCCTCTGGGTGGCCGGCACGGTCGCGGGGCTGGAGGGGGCGGTGGGCCATGTGGTCCGCCCGATGCCCGTGGTGCTGCCGTTGATCGTGCTGGGAGCGCTGGTGGTGGGGCTTTTGCCCTGGCGGGCGCGATGGGCGGGGCTGGCGCCGGTGGTGCTGGCCCTGGGGCTCTGGACCCAGTCCGACCGGCCAGAGCTGCTGATCTCCGACACGGGCGGGCTGCTGGGCGTGATGACCGAGCAGGGACGCGCGCTCAGCAAGGGCCGCGGTGACGGGTTCGCGGCGCGCAACTGGCTGGAGAATGACGGCGACGGGGTGACGCAGGACGTGGCGGCGGCGCGCGCGGGGATCGAGGCGGGCAAGGGGACGGTCAGCGTGGCCCTCGGGCCCTACCGGGTGATCCAGCTGCGCGGCAAGACCGGTGCGGCGCAGTTTCCGGAGGCCTGTGCCACGGCGGACCTGGTGGTGGCCAACACGCGGCTGCCGCGCAGCACCGGGGCCTGCGAGAGCATCGACGCCTGGGATCTGCGCCGGACAGGTGCGCTGGCGGTGTCGGTGACCGAGGACGGGTTGCAGGTGGTCCGCGCGAAGTCCGCAGAAGAGCAGCGGATGTGGACCGGGGCCGCACGTGCGACCACGCCGGGCCGCCTGGCCCGCGCGCCGGGCGCGGAGCCGACCCGCTGA
- the gltX gene encoding glutamate--tRNA ligase produces MSPTDASPVVTRFAPSPTGYLHIGGARTALFNWLYARGRGGKFLLRIEDTDKARSTAEATEAIFAGLRWLGLDWDGDAVSQAEGAARHAQVARALQEAGKAYKCFTTQDEIAAFREAARAEGRSTLFRSPWRDADPASHPDAPYVIRIKAPQEGTTVIADQVQGDVRIRNDQLDDMILLRSDGSPVYMLAVVVDDHDMGVTHVIRGDDHLNNAARQMMIYDAMGWDMPVFAHIPLIHGPDGKKLSKRHGALGVEEYQAMGYPAQAMRNYLARLGWSHGDDEFFGDAQAQAWFDLDGIGKSPARLDLKKLDNLSGQHLGVMADEAIVAGAQGYLAATGAPPLTEAQETGLSRAMYCLKDRAKKFPDLLEKAHFILASRPIDPDPKAAKSLDTVSRGILAELTPQLQNASWTRDTLEGVVGGLAEAHGLGLGKLAAPLRAALAGRSATPSVFDMMLVLGRDETLARLSDATSA; encoded by the coding sequence ATGAGCCCCACCGACGCCTCGCCCGTCGTCACCCGCTTCGCCCCCTCGCCCACGGGCTACCTGCATATCGGCGGGGCGCGCACGGCTTTGTTCAACTGGCTCTATGCGCGCGGCCGCGGCGGCAAGTTCCTCTTGCGGATCGAGGATACGGACAAGGCCCGCTCGACGGCGGAGGCGACGGAGGCGATCTTCGCCGGGCTGCGCTGGCTCGGGCTCGACTGGGACGGCGACGCGGTCAGCCAGGCCGAGGGCGCCGCGCGCCATGCGCAGGTCGCCCGGGCGCTGCAGGAGGCGGGCAAGGCCTACAAATGTTTCACCACCCAGGACGAGATCGCGGCGTTTCGCGAGGCCGCCCGCGCCGAGGGCCGGTCGACCCTCTTCCGCTCGCCCTGGCGCGACGCGGACCCCGCCAGCCATCCGGACGCGCCCTATGTCATCCGGATCAAGGCCCCGCAGGAGGGCACCACGGTGATCGCCGACCAGGTGCAGGGGGATGTGCGCATCCGCAACGACCAGCTCGACGACATGATCCTGCTGCGCTCCGACGGCTCGCCGGTCTACATGCTGGCGGTGGTGGTGGATGATCACGACATGGGGGTGACCCACGTGATCCGGGGCGACGACCATCTCAACAACGCCGCGCGCCAGATGATGATCTACGACGCGATGGGCTGGGACATGCCGGTCTTCGCCCATATCCCGCTGATCCACGGGCCCGACGGCAAGAAGCTCAGCAAGCGCCACGGCGCGCTGGGGGTCGAGGAATACCAGGCGATGGGCTATCCGGCGCAAGCCATGCGCAACTACCTCGCCCGGCTCGGCTGGTCCCATGGCGATGACGAGTTTTTCGGCGATGCCCAGGCGCAGGCCTGGTTCGACCTGGATGGAATCGGCAAATCGCCGGCACGGCTGGACCTGAAAAAGCTCGACAACCTGTCCGGGCAACACCTGGGCGTCATGGCGGATGAGGCGATTGTCGCAGGTGCACAAGGATACCTCGCCGCCACCGGGGCACCGCCCCTCACCGAAGCCCAGGAGACCGGTTTGTCGCGTGCGATGTATTGCCTCAAGGACCGGGCCAAGAAATTTCCCGACCTGCTTGAAAAGGCTCACTTTATCCTGGCGTCGCGGCCAATCGACCCGGACCCGAAAGCCGCGAAATCCCTCGACACTGTATCCCGTGGTATACTGGCTGAATTGACGCCGCAGCTGCAAAATGCTAGCTGGACGCGCGACACGCTTGAAGGCGTTGTGGGCGGCCTGGCAGAGGCCCATGGGTTGGGCCTGGGCAAGCTCGCCGCCCCGTTGCGCGCTGCTCTGGCCGGGCGTTCCGCGACGCCCAGCGTTTTTGACATGATGCTCGTTCTGGGCCGCGACGAGACGCTCGCGCGCCTGTCCGACGCCACATCCGCGTGA
- the gltA gene encoding citrate synthase yields the protein MAEQKTATLHIGDKSIELPIYSPTAGPDVLDIRKLYAQGNVFTYDPGFTSTASCDSTITFIDGDKGELLHRGYPIDQLAEKSHYLEVCYLLLYGELPTAAELEDFESRVTNHTMLHEQMMNFFRGFRRDAHPMAVMVGVVGAMSAFYHDSTDIADPWQREVASIRLIAKMPTIAAWAFKYSIGQPFVYPRNDLDYASNFLRMCFAVPTEDYVVDPILSRAMDRIFTLHADHEQNASTSTVRLASSSGANPFACIAAGIACLWGPAHGGANQACLEMLQEIGSVDRIPEYIARAKDKDDPFRLMGFGHRVYKNFDPRAKVMKQSADEVLELLGVENNPILQVAKELEAAALADPYFADKKLFPNVDFYSGIILEAMGFPTAMFTPIFAVSRTVGWISQWKEQLEDPNLKIGRPRQLYQGVTLRDYVDVEKR from the coding sequence ATGGCCGAACAGAAAACCGCGACCCTGCACATAGGCGACAAGTCCATCGAGTTGCCGATCTACTCGCCCACGGCGGGGCCGGACGTGCTGGATATCCGCAAACTCTACGCCCAGGGCAACGTGTTCACCTACGATCCGGGCTTCACCTCCACCGCCTCCTGCGACAGCACGATCACCTTCATCGACGGGGACAAGGGCGAGCTGCTGCATCGCGGCTATCCGATCGACCAGCTGGCGGAGAAGTCCCACTACCTGGAGGTCTGCTACCTGCTGCTCTATGGCGAGCTGCCGACGGCCGCGGAGCTGGAGGATTTCGAGAGCCGTGTGACCAACCACACGATGCTGCACGAGCAGATGATGAACTTCTTCCGGGGCTTCCGTCGGGACGCGCACCCGATGGCGGTCATGGTGGGCGTGGTCGGCGCGATGTCGGCCTTCTACCACGACAGCACCGACATCGCCGATCCGTGGCAGCGCGAGGTCGCCTCGATCCGGCTGATCGCCAAGATGCCGACCATCGCCGCCTGGGCGTTCAAGTATTCCATCGGCCAGCCCTTCGTCTATCCGCGCAACGACCTGGACTACGCGTCCAACTTCCTGCGCATGTGCTTTGCCGTGCCGACCGAGGATTACGTGGTCGACCCGATCCTGAGCCGCGCGATGGACCGGATCTTCACCCTGCACGCGGATCACGAACAGAACGCCTCGACCTCGACCGTGCGGCTGGCCTCGTCCTCGGGCGCCAACCCGTTTGCCTGCATCGCCGCCGGCATCGCCTGCCTCTGGGGTCCGGCCCATGGCGGCGCGAACCAGGCGTGCCTGGAGATGCTGCAGGAAATCGGCAGCGTCGACCGCATCCCCGAGTATATCGCCCGCGCCAAGGACAAGGACGACCCCTTCCGCCTGATGGGGTTCGGCCACCGGGTCTACAAGAACTTCGATCCGCGCGCCAAGGTGATGAAGCAATCGGCCGACGAGGTTCTCGAACTGCTGGGGGTCGAGAACAACCCGATCCTGCAGGTCGCCAAGGAGCTGGAGGCCGCCGCACTGGCCGACCCCTATTTCGCCGACAAGAAGCTCTTCCCGAACGTGGATTTCTACTCGGGCATCATCCTCGAGGCGATGGGCTTCCCCACGGCGATGTTCACCCCGATCTTCGCGGTGTCGCGGACCGTGGGCTGGATCAGCCAGTGGAAAGAGCAGCTGGAGGATCCGAACCTGAAAATCGGGCGTCCGCGGCAGCTTTACCAGGGCGTGACCCTGCGCGACTACGTGGATGTGGAGAAGCGCTGA